Proteins from a genomic interval of Bos mutus isolate GX-2022 chromosome 15, NWIPB_WYAK_1.1, whole genome shotgun sequence:
- the SMTNL1 gene encoding smoothelin-like protein 1 isoform X3: MEQKAGKSSEDGATVPPAAEAPEPAGSGGSAEEETAGPAESAARAGPATAGQQERAPAEDAVSAECQADGLGEVKAESQGEVELQQEDPGQGETAAAHGKTHRKDQTDSEPAGAEGDRETASASEEQSADEKEARPGSRETVDASREVQAEPKQASGAQEAEAGGGEAEGPQEEGGKTEEPHAEAREEAGAPAAQPDSPKAAVEDEAKPEPQEEEEPGSPDEEQDQGAGAEAEDGAGGPPSSPEGWPESPTEEGGSASPEGLSPDTAASEELGPSASSDSSPSDVPQSPTEPPPSEEKKKEKAPERRVSAPTRPRGPRAQNRKAIVDKFGGAAAGPTALFRNTKAAGAAVGGVRNMLLEWCRAMTRSYEHVDIQNFSSSWGSGMAFCALIHKFFPDAFDYAALDPAQRRHNFTLAFSTAEKLADCAQLLEVDDMVRLAVPDSKCVYTYIQELYRSLVQKGLVKTKKK; encoded by the exons ATGGAGCAGAAGGCGGGGAAGTCCTCCGAGGACGGGGCCACTGTCCCCCCAGCCGCGGAGGCCCCGGAGCCCGCGGGAAGTGGCGGCTCTGCGGAGGAGGAGACCGCAGGCCCCGCTGAGAGCGCCGCCAGAGCAGGGCCGGCCACGGCGGGACAGCAGGAGCGGGCCCCGGCCGAGGACGCCGTCTCGGCTGAATGCCAGGCAGACGGGCTGGGTGAGGTCAAGGCGGAATCCCAAGGGGAGGTTGAGCTTCAACAGGAAGACCCGGGGCAGGGAGAGACCGCTGCGGCCCATGGGAAGACCCACAGGAAAGACCAGACCGACTCTGAGCCCGCGGGGGCTGAGGGAGACAGGGAGACCGCGTCGGCCTCTGAGGAGCAGAGCGCTGATGAGAAAGAGGCCAGGCCGGGGTCGAGGGAGACAGTCGACGCGAGCAGAGAGGTccaggctgagccaaagcaggcTTCGGGGGCGCAGGAGGCCGAGGCTGGAGGCGGGGAGGCTGAAGGGCCTCAGGAGGAGGGCGGCAAGACCGAGGAGCCCCACGCTGAAGCCCGGGAGGAAGCCGGCGCACCAGCGGCCCAGCCTGACTCTCCGAAGGCCGCCGTGGAGGACGAGGCCAAGCCCGAGccacaggaggaggag GAGCCAGGCAGTCCTGATGAGGAGCAGGACCAGGGCGCGGGGGCAGAGGCTGAGGACGGGGCAGGGGGGCCTCCCAGCTCCCCGGAGGGATGGCCCGAGAGCCCCACAGAGGAGGGCGGCAGTGCCAGCCCAG AGGGGCTGAGCCCAGACACCGCTGCTTCTGAAGAACTCGGTCCTTCAGCCAG CAGTGACTCTTCGCCCAGCGATGTGCCCCAGAGCCCCACGGAGCCCCCTCCctcagaagagaagaagaaagagaaggcgCCAGAGCGCAGAGTGTCCGCTCCTACCCGGCCCCGGGGACCCCGAGCTCAGAACCGCAAGGCCATCGTGGACAAGTTCGGGGG GGCGGCCGCGGGCCCCACGGCCCTGTTCCGGAACACCAAGGCGGCGGGCGCGGCGGTGGGCGGCGTTCGGAACATGCTGCTGGAGTGGTGCCGCGCCATGACCAGGAGCTACGAG CACGTGGACATCCAGAACTTCTCCTCGAGCTGGGGCAGCGGCATGGCCTTCTGCGCGCTCATCCACAAGTTCTTCCCCGACGCCTTTGACTACGCGGCTCTGGACCCCGCGCAGCGCCGCCACAACTTCACGCTGGCCTTCTCCACCGCAGA GAAACTGGCCGACTGCGCCCAGCTGCTGGAGGTGGATGACATGGTGCGGCTGGCGGTGCCCGACTCCAAGTGCGTCTACACCTACATCCAGGAGCTGTACCGCAGCCTCGTGCAGAAGGGGCTGGTGAAGACCAAGAAGAAGTGA
- the SMTNL1 gene encoding smoothelin-like protein 1 isoform X1, producing MEQKAGKSSEDGATVPPAAEAPEPAGSGGSAEEETAGPAESAARAGPATAGQQERAPAEDAVSAECQADGLGEVKAESQGEVELQQEDPGQGETAAAHGKTHRKDQTDSEPAGAEGDRETASASEEQSADEKEARPGSRETVDASREVQAEPKQASGAQEAEAGGGEAEGPQEEGGKTEEPHAEAREEAGAPAAQPDSPKAAVEDEAKPEPQEEEVTERVEPGSPDEEQDQGAGAEAEDGAGGPPSSPEGWPESPTEEGGSASPEGLSPDTAASEELGPSASSDSSPSDVPQSPTEPPPSEEKKKEKAPERRVSAPTRPRGPRAQNRKAIVDKFGGAAAGPTALFRNTKAAGAAVGGVRNMLLEWCRAMTRSYEHVDIQNFSSSWGSGMAFCALIHKFFPDAFDYAALDPAQRRHNFTLAFSTAEKLADCAQLLEVDDMVRLAVPDSKCVYTYIQELYRSLVQKGLVKTKKK from the exons ATGGAGCAGAAGGCGGGGAAGTCCTCCGAGGACGGGGCCACTGTCCCCCCAGCCGCGGAGGCCCCGGAGCCCGCGGGAAGTGGCGGCTCTGCGGAGGAGGAGACCGCAGGCCCCGCTGAGAGCGCCGCCAGAGCAGGGCCGGCCACGGCGGGACAGCAGGAGCGGGCCCCGGCCGAGGACGCCGTCTCGGCTGAATGCCAGGCAGACGGGCTGGGTGAGGTCAAGGCGGAATCCCAAGGGGAGGTTGAGCTTCAACAGGAAGACCCGGGGCAGGGAGAGACCGCTGCGGCCCATGGGAAGACCCACAGGAAAGACCAGACCGACTCTGAGCCCGCGGGGGCTGAGGGAGACAGGGAGACCGCGTCGGCCTCTGAGGAGCAGAGCGCTGATGAGAAAGAGGCCAGGCCGGGGTCGAGGGAGACAGTCGACGCGAGCAGAGAGGTccaggctgagccaaagcaggcTTCGGGGGCGCAGGAGGCCGAGGCTGGAGGCGGGGAGGCTGAAGGGCCTCAGGAGGAGGGCGGCAAGACCGAGGAGCCCCACGCTGAAGCCCGGGAGGAAGCCGGCGCACCAGCGGCCCAGCCTGACTCTCCGAAGGCCGCCGTGGAGGACGAGGCCAAGCCCGAGccacaggaggaggaggtgacGGAGCGGGTG GAGCCAGGCAGTCCTGATGAGGAGCAGGACCAGGGCGCGGGGGCAGAGGCTGAGGACGGGGCAGGGGGGCCTCCCAGCTCCCCGGAGGGATGGCCCGAGAGCCCCACAGAGGAGGGCGGCAGTGCCAGCCCAG AGGGGCTGAGCCCAGACACCGCTGCTTCTGAAGAACTCGGTCCTTCAGCCAG CAGTGACTCTTCGCCCAGCGATGTGCCCCAGAGCCCCACGGAGCCCCCTCCctcagaagagaagaagaaagagaaggcgCCAGAGCGCAGAGTGTCCGCTCCTACCCGGCCCCGGGGACCCCGAGCTCAGAACCGCAAGGCCATCGTGGACAAGTTCGGGGG GGCGGCCGCGGGCCCCACGGCCCTGTTCCGGAACACCAAGGCGGCGGGCGCGGCGGTGGGCGGCGTTCGGAACATGCTGCTGGAGTGGTGCCGCGCCATGACCAGGAGCTACGAG CACGTGGACATCCAGAACTTCTCCTCGAGCTGGGGCAGCGGCATGGCCTTCTGCGCGCTCATCCACAAGTTCTTCCCCGACGCCTTTGACTACGCGGCTCTGGACCCCGCGCAGCGCCGCCACAACTTCACGCTGGCCTTCTCCACCGCAGA GAAACTGGCCGACTGCGCCCAGCTGCTGGAGGTGGATGACATGGTGCGGCTGGCGGTGCCCGACTCCAAGTGCGTCTACACCTACATCCAGGAGCTGTACCGCAGCCTCGTGCAGAAGGGGCTGGTGAAGACCAAGAAGAAGTGA
- the SMTNL1 gene encoding smoothelin-like protein 1 isoform X2: protein MEQKAGKSSEDGATVPPAAEAPEPAGSGGSAEEETAGPAESAARAGPATAGQQERAPAEDAVSAECQADGLGEVKAESQGEVELQQEDPGQGETAAAHGKTHRKDQTDSEPAGAEGDRETASASEEQSADEKEARPGSRETVDASREVQAEPKQASGAQEAEAGGGEAEGPQEEGGKTEEPHAEAREEAGAPAAQPDSPKAAVEDEAKPEPQEEEVTERVEPGSPDEEQDQGAGAEAEDGAGGPPSSPEGWPESPTEEGGSASPEGLSPDTAASEELGPSASDSSPSDVPQSPTEPPPSEEKKKEKAPERRVSAPTRPRGPRAQNRKAIVDKFGGAAAGPTALFRNTKAAGAAVGGVRNMLLEWCRAMTRSYEHVDIQNFSSSWGSGMAFCALIHKFFPDAFDYAALDPAQRRHNFTLAFSTAEKLADCAQLLEVDDMVRLAVPDSKCVYTYIQELYRSLVQKGLVKTKKK from the exons ATGGAGCAGAAGGCGGGGAAGTCCTCCGAGGACGGGGCCACTGTCCCCCCAGCCGCGGAGGCCCCGGAGCCCGCGGGAAGTGGCGGCTCTGCGGAGGAGGAGACCGCAGGCCCCGCTGAGAGCGCCGCCAGAGCAGGGCCGGCCACGGCGGGACAGCAGGAGCGGGCCCCGGCCGAGGACGCCGTCTCGGCTGAATGCCAGGCAGACGGGCTGGGTGAGGTCAAGGCGGAATCCCAAGGGGAGGTTGAGCTTCAACAGGAAGACCCGGGGCAGGGAGAGACCGCTGCGGCCCATGGGAAGACCCACAGGAAAGACCAGACCGACTCTGAGCCCGCGGGGGCTGAGGGAGACAGGGAGACCGCGTCGGCCTCTGAGGAGCAGAGCGCTGATGAGAAAGAGGCCAGGCCGGGGTCGAGGGAGACAGTCGACGCGAGCAGAGAGGTccaggctgagccaaagcaggcTTCGGGGGCGCAGGAGGCCGAGGCTGGAGGCGGGGAGGCTGAAGGGCCTCAGGAGGAGGGCGGCAAGACCGAGGAGCCCCACGCTGAAGCCCGGGAGGAAGCCGGCGCACCAGCGGCCCAGCCTGACTCTCCGAAGGCCGCCGTGGAGGACGAGGCCAAGCCCGAGccacaggaggaggaggtgacGGAGCGGGTG GAGCCAGGCAGTCCTGATGAGGAGCAGGACCAGGGCGCGGGGGCAGAGGCTGAGGACGGGGCAGGGGGGCCTCCCAGCTCCCCGGAGGGATGGCCCGAGAGCCCCACAGAGGAGGGCGGCAGTGCCAGCCCAG AGGGGCTGAGCCCAGACACCGCTGCTTCTGAAGAACTCGGTCCTTCAGCCAG TGACTCTTCGCCCAGCGATGTGCCCCAGAGCCCCACGGAGCCCCCTCCctcagaagagaagaagaaagagaaggcgCCAGAGCGCAGAGTGTCCGCTCCTACCCGGCCCCGGGGACCCCGAGCTCAGAACCGCAAGGCCATCGTGGACAAGTTCGGGGG GGCGGCCGCGGGCCCCACGGCCCTGTTCCGGAACACCAAGGCGGCGGGCGCGGCGGTGGGCGGCGTTCGGAACATGCTGCTGGAGTGGTGCCGCGCCATGACCAGGAGCTACGAG CACGTGGACATCCAGAACTTCTCCTCGAGCTGGGGCAGCGGCATGGCCTTCTGCGCGCTCATCCACAAGTTCTTCCCCGACGCCTTTGACTACGCGGCTCTGGACCCCGCGCAGCGCCGCCACAACTTCACGCTGGCCTTCTCCACCGCAGA GAAACTGGCCGACTGCGCCCAGCTGCTGGAGGTGGATGACATGGTGCGGCTGGCGGTGCCCGACTCCAAGTGCGTCTACACCTACATCCAGGAGCTGTACCGCAGCCTCGTGCAGAAGGGGCTGGTGAAGACCAAGAAGAAGTGA
- the TIMM10 gene encoding mitochondrial import inner membrane translocase subunit Tim10 → MDPLRAQQLAAELEVEMMADMYNRMTSACHRKCVPPHYKEAELSKGESVCLDRCVSKYLDIHERMGKKLTELSMQDEELMKRAQQSSGPV, encoded by the exons ATGGACCCACTCAGGGCCCAGCAGCTGGCCGCAGAGCTGGAGGTAGAGATGATGGCCGACATGTACAACAG AATGACCAGCGCCTGCCACCGGAAGTGCGTGCCTCCCCACTACAAGGAAGCAGAGCTGTCCAAGGGCGAGTCCGTGTGCCTGGACCGCTGTGTCTCCAAGTACCTGGACATCCATGAGCGGATGGGCAAGAAGTTGACAGAGCTGTCTATGCAGGATGAGGAGCTGATGAAGAGGGCGCAGCAGAGTTCTGGGCCTGTGTGA